In Sphingobium sp. Z007, one DNA window encodes the following:
- a CDS encoding glycosyltransferase, whose protein sequence is MRSIQKALYKLVVSKAAKGFDANFYLSHYEDLRGLANKRAALKHFILHGKSEGRFPNEAAYLSHVESLPGNLRENFDVAAYKFYNKDLTYKFDTDEEYFAHYIRHGHKEGRIAEFPKETGSFQPTPYEEKWRSIFSTSEFIAWCGDKLENIPSSREDALDLFCAEGIDNIWPISFEYEFDVKFSRDNQTMPAHAHKSDADLYRAWLSEGFPSGIAPNERLFLFSYLGGMPFPFHFDWRSYAQRAGMASSTTRSQALVALFNSPISRVLKNVDLMGANAAWLLDCIGRRALVQGDFNKAVTMFKQSTALAPTAEPLCLLGDAHRALGATSDALEAYTASMSLDRGPIWAFLHATSIYVDRKEFAEAFDVLRKAYPLWRQKPEFGAKLHEVVSRYFDHQSARAHAMYKEVAESDADLVKRAAIDRLLTDTLDDIRAVYIDMDDLPAPTGGDSDGYVAILANDDLRQCNHYRIEQKVLEFEQADIPVRVFSHHHVQAFMDSLMGARAVIIYRVAALPHVLRAILHANSMNLSTYYEIDDLIFDSDCYPDPYPSFEGEISPQEYAGLQFGVPLFRYAMSMCKGSIASTPPLAEKMRAVTAGDESIIIRNALDDRNIAAIEMGAKPVRSQDGRIRIFYGSGTKAHNADFNNLVGPALLDLMTRYDHVDLVIVGHLKLRPDLAAMDDRIITHAFVADVKAYWSLLASCHINLAVLEPSIVADCKSEIKWLEAAVLQIPSVVSGTETYHDVIENGVDGLIVDSDAEWLAALEKLITDTDLRMLIGAKAREKALRDYDIDIAADTIKNVFGEQNLVSLPTGRSRLRVLICNVFFAPQSYGGATRVVEDNVWTFAEQYPDLNIGIFCSNDGVAPGRFTLESERGIPVYRLSTPQEVNMDWRPFNEGNVAPFERVLDHFKPDLIHFHCVQRLTASIVETAHRRAIPYVVTLHDAWWVSDHQFLVDSDGLLRLPSSDILNDCADSANMLASIERRQRLGSLLQNSAANLSVSRPFADIYANAGIDNVRVVENGTPAIEGVARSPRPDGRVALGHVGGRSSHKGAALIEAALRRGAYANLHLTMVDGTLAPGQSIDTFWGTTPVTLVAPFAQKQVASLYSLIDVLLAPSTWPESYGLVTREALKSGLWVIASNLGAIGQDVEEDINGYVIDVTAVNGLENILSRIDADPARYRKAPPPREGAARSMADQAADLHKIYWEVSSINAGDSQHKSRQYALQ, encoded by the coding sequence TTGCGATCGATACAGAAAGCACTTTATAAACTTGTGGTTAGTAAAGCGGCCAAAGGTTTCGATGCGAATTTTTATCTTTCGCATTATGAGGATTTGAGAGGGCTTGCGAATAAACGAGCTGCGCTAAAGCATTTTATTTTGCATGGAAAATCTGAAGGTAGGTTTCCCAATGAGGCCGCTTATCTCAGCCATGTTGAATCTCTTCCTGGAAATCTCCGCGAGAATTTTGACGTCGCTGCTTATAAATTCTACAATAAAGACCTGACATATAAGTTTGATACCGACGAGGAATATTTCGCTCATTATATAAGGCACGGACATAAGGAAGGGAGAATTGCGGAATTTCCTAAAGAGACGGGTTCTTTTCAGCCAACTCCCTATGAAGAAAAATGGAGATCGATATTTTCGACATCTGAATTCATAGCTTGGTGTGGTGATAAACTGGAAAATATTCCGTCGTCGCGAGAAGATGCTCTCGATCTTTTTTGTGCGGAAGGCATCGACAATATTTGGCCGATCAGCTTTGAATATGAATTTGACGTCAAATTCTCGCGCGACAATCAGACCATGCCAGCGCATGCTCATAAATCCGATGCCGATCTATATCGCGCGTGGCTGAGCGAAGGCTTTCCTTCCGGTATCGCGCCTAATGAGCGGCTCTTTTTGTTTTCCTATCTTGGCGGTATGCCGTTTCCGTTCCATTTCGATTGGCGAAGCTATGCACAGAGGGCGGGAATGGCGTCGTCAACCACCCGAAGCCAGGCGCTGGTTGCGCTGTTCAACAGTCCAATTTCGCGCGTTCTGAAGAATGTCGATTTGATGGGTGCCAACGCGGCATGGCTGCTGGATTGCATCGGGCGGCGCGCCTTGGTGCAGGGGGATTTCAACAAAGCCGTCACGATGTTCAAGCAATCAACTGCGCTCGCGCCGACGGCGGAGCCTTTGTGTCTGCTGGGCGATGCGCACCGCGCGCTCGGCGCGACGTCAGATGCGCTGGAAGCCTATACCGCGTCTATGAGTCTCGACCGTGGGCCGATCTGGGCATTTCTGCACGCAACATCCATTTATGTGGATCGTAAGGAATTCGCCGAGGCGTTCGACGTTCTGCGCAAAGCCTATCCGCTGTGGCGGCAGAAGCCGGAATTCGGCGCAAAGCTGCACGAAGTCGTCAGTCGGTATTTCGATCATCAAAGTGCGCGGGCGCATGCGATGTATAAGGAGGTCGCCGAGAGCGATGCCGATCTGGTCAAAAGAGCGGCAATCGACAGGCTTTTAACCGACACGCTTGACGACATCCGCGCAGTTTATATCGACATGGACGACCTGCCGGCACCGACAGGCGGTGATTCAGATGGATATGTCGCAATATTGGCCAACGACGATCTGCGACAATGCAATCATTACCGCATCGAACAAAAGGTTCTGGAATTCGAACAGGCCGATATTCCCGTCCGGGTTTTTTCCCACCACCACGTCCAGGCGTTCATGGACAGCCTGATGGGGGCGAGAGCCGTCATCATCTATCGCGTAGCTGCACTACCCCATGTTTTGCGGGCGATCCTCCATGCAAACAGCATGAACCTGAGCACCTATTATGAGATCGACGACCTCATATTTGATTCCGATTGCTATCCTGATCCTTACCCCTCTTTCGAAGGAGAAATTTCGCCGCAGGAATATGCGGGCCTGCAATTCGGCGTACCATTGTTTCGCTATGCGATGTCCATGTGCAAGGGCAGCATAGCATCCACCCCGCCGCTAGCCGAAAAGATGCGGGCGGTTACTGCGGGGGATGAGAGCATCATCATCCGCAATGCGCTGGACGATCGTAACATCGCCGCGATCGAAATGGGCGCCAAGCCCGTCCGTAGCCAGGACGGGCGGATCAGGATTTTTTACGGTTCGGGGACAAAGGCGCATAATGCCGATTTCAACAATCTCGTCGGGCCGGCCTTGCTCGACCTGATGACCCGGTATGACCATGTGGACCTTGTGATCGTGGGTCATCTGAAATTGCGACCAGACCTAGCTGCGATGGATGATCGCATCATCACCCACGCTTTTGTGGCGGACGTGAAAGCCTATTGGTCATTGCTCGCCAGCTGTCATATCAATCTGGCGGTGCTGGAGCCGAGCATTGTGGCCGATTGTAAAAGCGAGATAAAATGGCTGGAGGCGGCTGTTTTGCAGATACCGTCGGTGGTCAGCGGCACCGAGACTTATCATGATGTCATCGAAAATGGTGTCGATGGCCTGATCGTCGATAGTGATGCTGAGTGGCTCGCTGCCTTAGAGAAGCTGATCACAGATACAGATCTGCGCATGCTCATCGGCGCAAAAGCGCGCGAAAAGGCGTTACGGGATTATGATATCGATATCGCGGCCGACACGATCAAAAATGTTTTCGGGGAACAAAATCTTGTCTCGTTGCCGACTGGTCGAAGCCGTCTTCGTGTCCTCATCTGCAACGTATTTTTTGCGCCACAAAGCTATGGCGGTGCGACGCGAGTGGTAGAAGATAATGTTTGGACTTTCGCCGAACAATATCCAGACCTGAACATCGGCATCTTCTGCTCCAATGATGGCGTAGCGCCGGGTCGGTTCACCCTGGAATCAGAAAGAGGCATTCCCGTTTATCGACTGTCAACGCCGCAGGAAGTGAATATGGACTGGCGGCCGTTCAATGAAGGAAATGTAGCGCCATTCGAGCGTGTGTTGGATCATTTCAAGCCCGACCTCATTCATTTTCACTGCGTGCAGCGGTTGACGGCATCGATTGTGGAGACGGCTCACCGTCGCGCCATTCCCTACGTCGTGACATTGCATGACGCATGGTGGGTGTCTGATCATCAATTCCTGGTCGATAGCGACGGCCTGCTGCGTCTGCCAAGTAGCGATATTCTGAACGACTGCGCCGACAGCGCCAATATGTTGGCTTCGATCGAGCGGCGGCAGCGACTCGGTTCCTTGTTGCAGAATTCCGCTGCGAATCTGAGCGTGTCGCGTCCGTTTGCAGACATCTATGCTAATGCCGGCATTGACAATGTGCGGGTGGTCGAAAATGGAACGCCGGCTATAGAAGGTGTGGCCAGATCGCCACGGCCCGATGGTCGCGTTGCCTTGGGCCATGTGGGCGGGCGATCTTCCCACAAGGGCGCTGCTCTGATTGAAGCGGCTTTGCGCCGTGGCGCCTATGCCAACCTTCATCTGACTATGGTCGATGGAACGCTGGCGCCCGGGCAATCGATCGACACCTTCTGGGGCACTACCCCGGTGACGCTGGTTGCGCCTTTTGCGCAGAAGCAGGTCGCTTCGCTTTACAGCCTGATTGATGTGCTGCTGGCTCCCTCGACCTGGCCTGAAAGTTACGGCCTGGTGACGCGAGAGGCCCTGAAAAGCGGTCTATGGGTGATCGCGTCCAATCTGGGTGCGATCGGCCAGGATGTGGAAGAAGATATAAATGGCTATGTCATTGACGTTACCGCTGTAAATGGCCTGGAAAATATTCTCTCCCGAATTGATGCAGACCCGGCGCGTTATCGTAAAGCGCCTCCGCCGCGTGAAGGCGCAGCACGCAGCATGGCGGATCAAGCGGCGGATTTGCATAAAATATATTGGGAGGTGAGCAGTATCAATGCAGGTGACAGCCAGCATAAGTCCCGCCAATACGCTCTGCAATAA
- a CDS encoding phytanoyl-CoA dioxygenase family protein, which produces MTDIFPGIPLIESPLFYAQKASLGLTDEEDRIATSLHEKGYAVFDFPDAQLEARIDRIKHSLAPHYATNLADPNSDKTVGERRIQDAWSFDEDVHAIAVNQAVLDLLGKLYGRPAFPFQTLNFPVGTQQEAHSDSVHFSSLPERFMCGLWLAMEDIGPDAGPLFYYPGSHRWPIMTNGLIGRRDEGIKLGSAQDPYGPAWKAICDAYGAQPEVLTARKGQALIWCANLLHGGSYQNNPKLTRWSQVTHYYFEDCIYYTPAFSDEALGRLDLRTPVAISDGKPRPSRHLGEIVAPPRPVTPDNKQTGSPAWRWIKRRLRKLLQPS; this is translated from the coding sequence GTGACTGACATATTCCCTGGCATACCGCTGATAGAATCTCCTTTGTTTTACGCGCAAAAGGCGTCTCTTGGCCTGACGGACGAGGAAGATCGGATTGCAACCAGCCTTCACGAAAAGGGCTATGCCGTGTTCGATTTTCCAGATGCGCAACTGGAGGCGCGGATCGACCGGATCAAGCATAGCCTCGCCCCGCACTATGCCACCAATTTAGCCGATCCCAATAGCGACAAGACGGTCGGCGAGCGCCGAATTCAGGATGCATGGTCTTTCGACGAGGACGTCCATGCCATCGCGGTGAACCAGGCCGTGCTGGATCTTCTGGGCAAATTATACGGACGGCCGGCCTTTCCTTTTCAAACGCTGAACTTTCCAGTGGGGACGCAGCAGGAAGCCCATTCCGATTCGGTGCATTTTTCCAGTTTGCCAGAACGCTTTATGTGCGGGCTATGGCTGGCGATGGAAGATATCGGTCCCGATGCAGGACCCTTATTCTATTATCCAGGATCGCACCGCTGGCCGATCATGACTAACGGGCTGATCGGGCGACGCGACGAGGGTATCAAATTGGGATCAGCGCAAGATCCCTATGGCCCTGCTTGGAAGGCGATCTGCGACGCTTACGGCGCGCAGCCTGAAGTGCTGACCGCGCGCAAGGGGCAGGCGCTGATCTGGTGTGCAAATCTGTTGCATGGCGGTTCTTACCAGAATAATCCTAAGTTGACGCGCTGGTCCCAGGTCACCCATTATTATTTTGAGGACTGTATATATTACACGCCTGCTTTTTCTGACGAGGCATTAGGCCGGCTTGACCTGCGCACGCCGGTCGCGATCAGTGACGGTAAACCCCGACCAAGTCGCCATCTGGGCGAGATCGTTGCACCACCACGCCCGGTTACGCCTGATAACAAGCAAACGGGCTCCCCAGCCTGGCGCTGGATCAAGCGGCGTTTGCGCAAACTGCTCCAACCATCGTGA
- a CDS encoding glycosyltransferase yields MIPHCDDEGDSELNAGSFGDAYLKQYPDVAALGMDPLEHFQWIGKRLGRSAPKDASATPNSCVTDPTSDAELEVLLNAAPEALTVPSRRRMDGKRVKTESRNRGHFWYRNHVLDGFLDDAASLPRLPKALQRLLVIAHDFGLSTGVTRPISHYLNAMTAWGGLDITSIELGWRAHGSAALPYIASHDFVIINSIAPIVQNPGLIDIIYEERHKIAIYLHETQWIFDRVANEQPELFSKLRDILPELNILCVSDLQRDWLKSSFGVDKAVTVYNITALAEPIDPGSFERQLDADKALTIVMAGTIQPRKGVTLFSRVADLAREAGLSWRFRWAGHQTCADEDVYKSPNVDWLGGLDSPSIFTFIKSCDIFFLSSEDDPFPLCALEALQAYKRVCAYRQTGISVLLEGAGTPGTVFESYGPAAALSALRRAAIRICTKSTFDAVNQDLTLTRFVSRINAALSLWFNEGPAAVVPASRRVAVIARLRGKADLLLWRPAFNILSKDHQTEFSFILEGKGANLEEGLKRDYPQSVIMQNVGVEDADARLTAAPDFVLYIGSTGRPTSMSEVPENPISFARIFHLLDEHPAFGAIVSPAQEEGWLLCRSDRWRQILHGEVALTDGIPYDAEMPMPVSLLQDRHKGEDIFVVAAGPSGNFIDPALLKGKTVIGVNRAFRHFPCTYSIFKEFANGEFSCELADGETVPVVSRGAYGHLEKDGQRRNSVFFRQPTAYFYDHPENLFDKMDLTPISHQDGRLVVSWSTITSAIHLAAYMGAANIILLGHDCGAIDGKAVLDGYYDGMDASMWSDLDQYRDWLKKIERQSMTVRDAIQESYGARLVSINPFLNFGLEGHDYRRFGAPETIVKKRPVLLWCNGPSSRSAIMPDAVQDYIICRMNFFFKEDEPALGGRVDEMFWGVNEPHLHADMAEVVKAGRYRIARYNSPLKLDAMTYPGGEKLSDRPFFRKEDLRDHWSVISKRPELGRMMMSRPFATTGLQALAAMACEGHRKFAIVGMDFYSKIGGERYAYKVSDDLKAKLDPKHLTPGYEKGAHSLATDSRFLTAILNSFPDLEFELLSPMPILERLLEEAGASFTKLT; encoded by the coding sequence ATGATACCTCATTGTGACGATGAGGGCGATTCGGAGTTGAACGCGGGTTCATTTGGCGACGCTTATCTAAAGCAATATCCCGATGTGGCAGCGCTCGGGATGGATCCGTTGGAACATTTTCAGTGGATTGGTAAAAGGCTTGGTCGATCAGCTCCTAAAGACGCATCTGCTACGCCGAATTCATGCGTGACGGACCCGACATCAGATGCGGAACTTGAGGTTCTCTTAAATGCTGCTCCAGAAGCATTGACCGTTCCTTCACGACGCCGCATGGATGGAAAAAGAGTCAAGACAGAATCGCGTAATCGGGGTCATTTCTGGTATCGTAACCATGTGCTGGACGGTTTTTTGGATGACGCCGCTTCTTTGCCGCGACTGCCGAAGGCATTGCAGCGGCTATTGGTAATCGCACATGATTTCGGACTCAGTACCGGGGTTACTCGTCCTATTTCGCATTATTTGAATGCGATGACGGCCTGGGGTGGCTTGGATATCACCAGCATCGAGCTTGGCTGGCGTGCGCATGGTAGCGCGGCGCTTCCCTATATTGCTTCACATGATTTCGTCATTATCAATTCAATCGCTCCTATCGTTCAAAATCCGGGTTTGATCGATATAATCTACGAAGAACGTCATAAGATTGCGATTTATCTGCATGAAACGCAGTGGATATTTGACCGTGTAGCGAATGAGCAGCCGGAATTATTTTCGAAGCTCAGGGATATTCTGCCGGAACTGAATATTTTGTGCGTTTCCGATTTGCAGCGTGATTGGCTGAAATCAAGCTTCGGCGTTGATAAAGCGGTTACGGTTTATAACATTACGGCATTAGCAGAACCTATCGATCCCGGATCATTTGAGCGACAGCTGGATGCCGACAAGGCTCTTACGATAGTAATGGCCGGCACAATCCAGCCCCGGAAAGGCGTTACCTTATTTTCTCGTGTCGCAGATCTTGCGCGCGAAGCTGGGCTATCTTGGCGCTTTCGCTGGGCGGGGCATCAAACATGCGCCGACGAAGATGTGTATAAATCACCCAATGTAGATTGGTTGGGGGGGCTGGATAGCCCGAGCATTTTCACATTCATAAAAAGCTGCGATATCTTCTTCCTCTCCTCGGAAGACGATCCATTCCCCTTGTGCGCGCTCGAAGCGCTCCAAGCCTATAAGCGTGTCTGTGCTTATCGGCAGACGGGGATCAGCGTCTTACTCGAAGGTGCAGGCACGCCGGGCACAGTTTTTGAAAGCTACGGGCCAGCCGCTGCGCTTTCGGCGTTACGCCGTGCAGCGATCCGTATTTGCACGAAGTCGACCTTCGATGCGGTCAACCAAGACCTGACCCTCACTCGATTTGTGAGCCGCATCAACGCAGCGCTTTCGTTGTGGTTTAATGAAGGCCCGGCGGCGGTTGTCCCCGCCTCCAGGCGCGTTGCCGTCATAGCCCGTCTGAGAGGCAAGGCCGATCTGCTGCTCTGGAGGCCCGCGTTCAACATATTGTCGAAGGACCATCAGACCGAATTCAGCTTCATCCTGGAAGGAAAGGGCGCCAATCTTGAGGAAGGGCTGAAACGGGATTATCCTCAATCCGTAATAATGCAGAATGTCGGCGTCGAAGACGCCGATGCGAGGCTGACGGCGGCACCAGACTTCGTGCTTTATATCGGCAGTACCGGACGGCCGACTTCCATGTCAGAGGTTCCCGAAAATCCAATCAGCTTTGCCCGTATTTTTCATCTGCTTGATGAACACCCTGCCTTCGGTGCGATCGTCTCGCCCGCTCAGGAGGAAGGCTGGCTGTTGTGCCGATCTGACCGGTGGAGGCAGATATTGCATGGTGAAGTCGCCCTTACGGATGGCATCCCCTATGATGCGGAAATGCCTATGCCGGTTTCGCTTTTGCAGGACCGGCACAAAGGCGAGGATATTTTTGTCGTAGCGGCTGGCCCCAGCGGCAATTTCATCGATCCCGCCTTGCTTAAGGGCAAGACGGTAATAGGGGTCAATCGGGCATTCCGGCATTTCCCTTGTACCTATTCGATTTTCAAGGAATTCGCGAACGGCGAATTTTCCTGCGAGTTGGCGGACGGAGAGACTGTCCCAGTTGTGTCACGCGGCGCATATGGGCATTTGGAGAAGGACGGACAGCGCCGAAATTCCGTTTTCTTTCGCCAGCCGACAGCCTATTTCTACGATCATCCCGAAAATCTGTTCGACAAAATGGACCTCACGCCGATCAGCCATCAGGACGGACGTCTGGTCGTGAGTTGGTCGACGATCACCTCGGCCATCCATCTGGCTGCCTACATGGGCGCGGCGAACATCATATTGTTGGGCCATGATTGTGGCGCGATAGACGGAAAAGCCGTGCTCGACGGCTATTATGACGGCATGGACGCATCCATGTGGAGCGACCTTGACCAATATCGCGACTGGCTGAAAAAGATCGAGCGTCAGAGCATGACGGTTCGGGATGCGATCCAGGAAAGCTATGGTGCCCGGCTAGTGTCCATAAATCCCTTCCTGAATTTTGGTTTGGAAGGGCATGACTATCGACGCTTCGGCGCGCCCGAAACCATCGTCAAAAAACGTCCTGTTTTGCTGTGGTGTAACGGCCCATCATCGCGATCTGCGATCATGCCGGATGCCGTGCAGGATTATATCATCTGCCGCATGAACTTTTTCTTCAAGGAGGACGAGCCGGCGTTAGGCGGTCGGGTCGATGAAATGTTCTGGGGGGTGAACGAACCTCATCTGCATGCCGACATGGCGGAAGTCGTCAAAGCGGGCCGCTATCGTATAGCGCGATATAATAGCCCGCTTAAGTTGGACGCCATGACTTATCCAGGCGGTGAAAAGCTGTCGGACCGTCCCTTCTTCAGGAAGGAAGATTTGCGCGATCATTGGAGCGTGATCTCAAAACGACCCGAACTAGGCCGGATGATGATGTCTCGCCCCTTCGCCACGACGGGCCTTCAAGCCTTGGCGGCCATGGCGTGCGAAGGGCACAGGAAATTTGCCATTGTAGGAATGGATTTTTATTCAAAGATAGGCGGCGAACGTTACGCCTATAAGGTCTCCGATGATCTCAAGGCAAAGCTAGATCCCAAGCATCTGACGCCAGGCTACGAGAAGGGGGCCCATTCTTTGGCTACGGATTCCCGGTTTTTGACTGCCATTCTAAACAGCTTCCCCGACTTGGAGTTTGAGCTTCTGTCGCCAATGCCGATATTGGAGCGGCTGCTTGAAGAGGCGGGGGCTTCGTTCACGAAGCTGACGTGA
- a CDS encoding class I SAM-dependent methyltransferase, protein MSFQINRNDHLIGGLDLGRQGIEFPSALGPVLTKDAAAVTYVDFLGRSIVGDDPDLHARLPWREQPLKESGPFAYAIASHVIQHIPNLIDWFDDVSQSLTGDGIISLAIPDKRYGFDLKRPLSTTGTLVEAHLQGNRRPSIAQMFDSCRMTVAMNTEDAWAGVQNAPLFVGDVALQLAYEQAVRQYNGNDYIDSHCWIFTPSSFLDIFEDLINLKLLSLEFDRFVPTIAGTSEFLVRFRRAGQNPLETVRAARDIVWKQERSNLLR, encoded by the coding sequence GTGTCGTTTCAAATTAATCGTAACGATCATCTTATCGGCGGACTCGATCTTGGCCGACAAGGAATAGAGTTTCCTTCTGCTCTTGGTCCAGTGCTGACGAAAGATGCGGCTGCCGTGACGTATGTCGATTTTCTGGGCCGTTCAATAGTCGGTGACGATCCCGATTTACATGCGCGGCTTCCCTGGCGCGAACAGCCGCTCAAGGAAAGCGGCCCCTTCGCCTATGCCATTGCTAGCCATGTCATTCAGCATATCCCCAATCTTATCGACTGGTTTGATGACGTCAGCCAGTCGTTGACCGGCGATGGAATTATATCCTTAGCGATACCGGACAAGCGATATGGGTTTGATCTGAAGCGGCCGCTCAGCACGACAGGCACATTGGTTGAAGCCCACCTCCAAGGGAACAGGCGCCCATCGATCGCGCAAATGTTCGATAGTTGTCGGATGACGGTTGCCATGAATACGGAAGACGCTTGGGCCGGGGTCCAAAATGCGCCGTTGTTTGTTGGCGACGTGGCACTGCAGCTTGCTTATGAACAAGCGGTTAGGCAGTATAATGGAAATGACTATATCGACAGTCATTGCTGGATATTTACGCCGAGTTCATTCCTCGATATATTCGAGGACCTCATCAATTTGAAATTATTGTCGTTGGAATTTGATAGATTCGTTCCAACCATAGCTGGCACATCCGAATTTCTTGTTCGGTTCAGACGCGCTGGACAAAATCCGCTCGAAACCGTTCGTGCGGCCCGCGATATTGTGTGGAAGCAAGAGAGGAGCAATTTGCTGCGCTGA
- a CDS encoding glycosyltransferase family 2 protein — protein sequence MTVGDISSMTVRNRDIARLLFHRPGELIAILYWFVRRRRVRAVGRLRTAVAALPFIYKHWLQDCANLDRRALLSRSGSERPARDIGIHLHIGTEVAPRRVRAVIASIRRQSWPHWKLTVTLEDAHIYRLPSDPRISIIDGCRSRTAGLAAAFDASDTRYLVPLREDCRLPVHALAAYAAASAAMADAVPPIVYGDQDEFGFMGRRANPWFKPDWDPNMAMAQDYVSAACAIPVDAARIVLRGKQWGMLTDEADGAAVYALLLHLAVRDGRDCHHVHRVTISTPRGDWYRPRPDRFIALRAHLASYGGPSVTKGPFETAKIAWPLPDRLPLVSIIIPTRDGVDLLRCCVEGVLGNTRYDNMQIIIVDNGSIEEETLEFLQSVVADERVEVISWPNEYNYSAINNFAASFAAGEYLCLLNNDVEIIDENWLEEMMRQACRPGIGAVGARLLYPDRTIQHAGIVLGMGNAAGHAHRGIAEDAPGYFAHALVTRSATAVTAACLVVSRRLFDSVGGLDQDGVRIAYSDVDFCLKIRAAGAANMYVPSAVLIHHESKSRGLDMAPKHRDRYFRELAILQERWDTVGFLDPTHHPALDRHSEQFGTVR from the coding sequence GTGACGGTCGGCGACATATCCTCGATGACCGTGCGCAATCGCGACATAGCTCGTCTCCTGTTCCATCGTCCGGGCGAACTGATCGCCATACTTTATTGGTTCGTGAGGCGTCGGCGCGTACGAGCCGTCGGTCGATTGAGGACCGCTGTCGCAGCATTACCCTTCATTTATAAGCATTGGCTCCAAGATTGCGCCAACCTCGACAGGAGAGCATTGCTTTCCCGTTCCGGCTCGGAACGGCCCGCGCGAGACATAGGGATTCATCTCCACATCGGGACAGAGGTTGCGCCGCGGCGGGTCAGGGCGGTGATTGCCTCCATCCGCCGGCAAAGCTGGCCACATTGGAAATTGACGGTAACGCTGGAGGATGCCCATATCTACAGGCTGCCGTCCGACCCCCGAATTTCTATCATTGACGGTTGCAGGTCGCGCACCGCTGGGCTGGCTGCGGCATTTGATGCGAGCGACACGCGCTATCTCGTCCCTCTTCGCGAGGACTGTCGACTTCCGGTTCACGCGCTGGCTGCCTATGCGGCGGCTAGCGCAGCGATGGCAGACGCGGTGCCGCCTATTGTTTATGGGGATCAGGATGAGTTCGGCTTTATGGGCCGCAGGGCCAATCCGTGGTTTAAGCCGGATTGGGATCCAAACATGGCCATGGCGCAGGATTATGTGAGTGCGGCCTGCGCGATCCCGGTCGATGCAGCGCGTATTGTGTTACGCGGCAAACAGTGGGGCATGCTGACGGACGAAGCGGATGGCGCAGCAGTCTATGCCCTGTTGTTGCATCTCGCGGTTCGCGATGGCCGTGATTGTCATCACGTACATCGCGTTACCATCAGTACACCGCGGGGTGATTGGTATCGGCCACGCCCCGACCGGTTTATTGCCCTGCGGGCACATCTGGCGTCATATGGTGGTCCGTCTGTGACCAAAGGGCCGTTCGAAACGGCGAAGATCGCATGGCCACTGCCTGACCGACTTCCGTTGGTCAGCATCATCATCCCGACACGCGACGGCGTCGATCTGCTCCGCTGCTGCGTTGAAGGGGTATTGGGGAACACCCGTTACGACAACATGCAAATCATAATCGTCGACAATGGCAGCATAGAAGAAGAAACACTCGAATTCCTGCAATCCGTCGTAGCCGATGAGCGTGTCGAGGTCATATCATGGCCTAATGAATATAATTATTCAGCCATTAATAATTTCGCGGCCAGCTTTGCCGCTGGCGAATATCTGTGTCTGTTGAACAACGATGTAGAAATTATCGACGAAAATTGGCTGGAAGAGATGATGCGGCAGGCTTGTCGGCCCGGCATCGGAGCCGTCGGCGCACGGCTTCTTTATCCCGATAGGACGATCCAGCATGCCGGCATCGTGTTGGGCATGGGTAACGCTGCTGGCCATGCACATCGGGGCATTGCCGAGGATGCGCCCGGCTATTTCGCCCATGCGCTTGTGACCCGATCCGCAACAGCCGTGACCGCCGCCTGTCTCGTGGTTTCCCGTCGCCTGTTCGATAGCGTCGGGGGGCTGGATCAGGACGGCGTCCGTATCGCCTATAGCGATGTCGATTTTTGCCTGAAGATTCGAGCGGCCGGGGCTGCGAATATGTACGTCCCCAGTGCCGTCCTGATCCATCATGAGAGCAAATCGCGTGGGCTGGACATGGCGCCAAAGCACCGCGATCGCTATTTTCGCGAACTCGCCATTTTGCAAGAACGCTGGGATACGGTCGGCTTTTTGGATCCCACGCACCATCCGGCGCTCGATCGCCATTCGGAGCAATTTGGGACTGTGCGATAA